From the genome of Blautia pseudococcoides, one region includes:
- a CDS encoding AraC family transcriptional regulator: MRKTEDEEGCILIWPDIQRNLGDVFEGGVLPTMVYINKQRINRSRVDRPLHSHESICEMLLIYRGTGVYTVNAVTYHLEEGDVLFYNQGDLHEVSSGTEEEIGSYCVGITNLRLKGLPRNHLVGESGPYVCKAGQMYPLLREMCAQMYQMQETNQAGRLAAQLLCASLVVMASQLEAFPQAVADGTREEQFVARIWNYLNRHYTEEVSLEKIAGALGCSAPYVSHAFKKATGRTPIQYVIRRRIGLAQTLLISTDMTATQIAATVGYDNTNYFCTLFARVVGMTPIRYRGLYLEELKGVRNQS, encoded by the coding sequence ATGAGGAAAACAGAGGATGAGGAGGGATGTATATTGATCTGGCCGGATATTCAGCGCAATCTGGGGGATGTGTTTGAAGGGGGCGTACTGCCCACAATGGTTTACATAAACAAGCAGAGGATTAATCGCAGCCGGGTGGACAGACCCCTGCACAGTCATGAATCTATCTGCGAAATGCTGCTTATTTACAGGGGAACAGGAGTCTACACCGTGAATGCGGTCACCTATCATCTGGAGGAGGGAGATGTGCTTTTTTATAACCAGGGTGATCTGCACGAGGTGTCTTCCGGGACAGAGGAGGAAATCGGGTCTTACTGCGTGGGGATCACGAATTTAAGGCTCAAGGGGCTTCCGAGAAATCATCTGGTGGGGGAGAGTGGGCCTTATGTGTGCAAGGCGGGACAGATGTATCCGCTTTTGCGGGAAATGTGCGCACAGATGTATCAGATGCAGGAGACAAATCAGGCCGGAAGGCTGGCAGCGCAGCTTCTGTGTGCGTCCCTGGTGGTCATGGCCAGCCAGTTGGAGGCGTTTCCCCAGGCGGTGGCAGACGGGACCAGGGAAGAACAGTTTGTGGCACGGATTTGGAATTATTTAAATAGGCACTATACAGAGGAGGTGAGTCTTGAGAAGATTGCCGGGGCTCTGGGGTGTTCGGCGCCTTATGTTTCCCATGCGTTTAAGAAGGCTACGGGTCGTACGCCTATTCAGTATGTGATACGGCGGCGGATCGGGCTGGCGCAGACGCTGCTGATATCTACGGATATGACGGCGACGCAGATCGCTGCTACGGTGGGGTATGATAATACGAATTATTTTTGTACGCTGTTTGCACGGGTGGTGGGGATGACGCCCATTCGGTATAGGGGGCTTTATTTGGAGGAGCTGAAGGGGGTTAGGAATCAGTCTTGA
- the rhaD gene encoding rhamnulose-1-phosphate aldolase: MRVLEAKFVQGFMRMADDGWEQGWHERNGGNLTYRIKKEEVDSVREDLSADGAWKEIGTAVPALAGEYFLVTGSGKYFRNVMSDPEDSIAIIELDHKGENYRICWGLVNGGRPTSELPSHLMNHEVKMQATGGKHRVIYHAHTTNIIALTFVLPLKDEVFTRELWEMATECPVVFPDGVGVAGWMVPGGREIAVATSELMKKYDVAIWAHHGMFCSGEDFDLTFGLMHTVEKSAEILVKMLSMRPDKLQTITAQNFRDLAVDFHVSLPEKFLYEK, encoded by the coding sequence ATGAGAGTTTTGGAAGCAAAATTTGTACAGGGTTTTATGAGAATGGCAGATGACGGCTGGGAACAGGGATGGCACGAGAGAAACGGCGGAAACCTGACCTACCGTATAAAGAAAGAAGAGGTGGATTCTGTCAGAGAAGATTTGTCAGCAGACGGTGCGTGGAAGGAGATCGGCACAGCGGTACCGGCCCTTGCCGGGGAGTATTTTCTGGTGACAGGAAGCGGGAAATACTTCCGCAATGTCATGAGCGACCCGGAAGACTCTATTGCCATCATAGAACTGGATCACAAGGGGGAGAACTACCGCATCTGCTGGGGGCTGGTAAATGGCGGAAGACCTACCAGCGAGCTGCCCTCCCATCTGATGAACCATGAGGTGAAAATGCAGGCAACAGGCGGGAAGCACCGGGTGATATATCATGCACATACGACCAATATCATTGCACTCACCTTTGTTCTGCCCTTAAAGGATGAAGTGTTTACAAGGGAGCTGTGGGAAATGGCCACGGAGTGTCCCGTGGTATTCCCGGATGGTGTGGGCGTTGCAGGCTGGATGGTGCCGGGTGGAAGAGAGATCGCGGTTGCCACCAGTGAGCTGATGAAGAAATATGATGTGGCAATTTGGGCGCATCATGGCATGTTTTGTTCAGGGGAAGATTTCGATTTGACTTTTGGGCTGATGCATACTGTGGAAAAGTCAGCGGAGATTCTTGTGAAAATGTTATCCATGAGACCGGATAAGCTGCAGACCATCACAGCGCAGAATTTCAGGGATTTGGCGGTGGATTTTCATGTGAGTCTGCCGGAGAAGTTTTTATACGAGAAATAA
- a CDS encoding L-rhamnose isomerase produces the protein MTIAQRYESAKEIYKSMGVDTDKAVETLKNIHISMHCWQGDDVQGFDHKGPLSGGIQTTGNYPGKAGTPEELMDDIDKALSLIPGKHKLNLHANYAIFEEGQFADRDALEPAHFRKWVEFAKERGMGIDFNPTFFSHEKAETFTLSSPDEEIRQFWIRHGQACIRISQFFAEELGQPCVMNIWIPDGYKDVPADRLAPRARFKDSLDRILSIDYDKSKVYVCLESKVFGIGMESYTVGSSEFCINYAANNGILSLMDNGHYHPTEVVSDKIPAMLLFNEKLALHVTRPVRWDSDHVVLFDDETKEIAKEIVRNDAIDRVFLGLDFFDASINRISAWVVGMRNMQKAFLFALLQPNDKLKELQNNSEFTELMMLQEELKLYPFGDVWNYFCEQCGVPGKEDWFEEVQQYEKEVLSKRA, from the coding sequence ATGACTATAGCGCAGAGATATGAGTCCGCAAAGGAAATTTACAAAAGTATGGGAGTTGACACGGACAAAGCAGTGGAAACACTGAAGAACATCCACATTTCCATGCACTGCTGGCAGGGGGATGATGTACAGGGATTTGACCACAAGGGACCTTTATCCGGAGGGATCCAGACAACAGGCAACTATCCGGGAAAAGCCGGGACACCGGAGGAGCTTATGGATGACATTGACAAAGCCCTAAGCCTGATTCCGGGTAAGCATAAACTGAACCTCCATGCAAATTATGCCATTTTTGAGGAGGGACAGTTTGCGGACAGAGATGCCCTGGAGCCTGCGCATTTCAGGAAATGGGTAGAGTTTGCGAAAGAGAGGGGGATGGGAATTGATTTCAATCCTACATTCTTCTCCCATGAGAAGGCAGAGACTTTTACACTTTCAAGCCCGGATGAAGAGATCCGCCAGTTCTGGATTCGCCATGGACAGGCCTGCATCCGCATCTCCCAGTTTTTTGCAGAGGAGCTGGGACAGCCCTGTGTGATGAATATCTGGATTCCCGACGGCTATAAGGATGTGCCGGCTGACCGTCTTGCTCCAAGGGCCAGGTTCAAGGACTCCCTGGATCGGATATTATCCATTGACTATGACAAGTCAAAAGTATATGTCTGCCTGGAATCCAAGGTGTTTGGCATTGGCATGGAGTCCTACACGGTGGGGTCCAGCGAATTCTGTATTAATTATGCTGCCAATAACGGTATTTTGAGTCTGATGGACAATGGGCATTATCATCCCACAGAGGTGGTTTCCGATAAGATCCCGGCCATGCTCTTATTTAATGAGAAACTGGCTCTGCACGTGACAAGACCGGTGCGCTGGGATTCTGACCATGTAGTGCTGTTTGATGATGAGACAAAAGAGATCGCAAAGGAAATTGTGAGAAATGATGCCATTGACCGGGTATTCTTAGGACTGGATTTCTTTGATGCCAGCATTAACCGGATCAGTGCCTGGGTGGTGGGAATGCGCAATATGCAGAAAGCTTTTTTGTTTGCACTTCTCCAGCCAAATGATAAACTGAAAGAACTGCAGAATAACAGTGAATTTACAGAACTTATGATGCTTCAGGAGGAGCTGAAGCTGTATCCGTTTGGAGACGTGTGGAATTATTTCTGCGAACAGTGCGGAGTCCCCGGAAAAGAGGACTGGTTTGAAGAAGTACAGCAGTACGAAAAAGAGGTGCTGAGTAAACGCGCATAG
- the rhaB gene encoding rhamnulokinase — protein sequence MTEYYLAVDIGASSGRHILGHMEQGRVVMEEMHRFYNGLTVKDGEACWDLEQLFEEIKIGLKKCGKAGKIPVSMGIDTWAVDFVLLDGNNQVLGNTVGYRDRRTEGMDRLVRRVIPEKELYGRTGIQKQIFNTIYQLMAVKEKHPGHLDKAVAMLMVPDYFQFLLTGKMASEYTNATTTQLVSAKTKDWDFELIEMLGYPKRIFQPIKKPGTVLGAFTEEIRREVGFDCQVILPATHDTGSAVLAVPSNEENALYISSGTWSLMGVERKEADCTEESRRLNFTNEGGYDHRFRYLKNIMGLWMIQSLKKELQDMYSFAELCEMASQEKIPSLVDCNDSRFLAPESMTEAVQGYCKETGQQVPAAPAQLAGVIYRSFADCYGKTVREIEAMTGVQYKNLHVVGGGANAAYLNQLTAAGTGKTVLAGPTEATAIGNLMVQFITKGVLADLEAARQCVYDSFEIKIYEP from the coding sequence ATGACAGAATATTATCTGGCGGTGGACATCGGCGCGTCCAGCGGCCGTCACATTCTGGGACATATGGAGCAGGGCCGCGTGGTGATGGAGGAGATGCACCGTTTCTATAACGGACTGACCGTAAAAGACGGGGAAGCCTGCTGGGATCTGGAACAGTTGTTTGAGGAAATCAAGATTGGACTTAAGAAGTGCGGAAAGGCCGGGAAGATACCTGTGAGTATGGGCATTGACACCTGGGCTGTGGATTTTGTGCTTCTGGACGGGAACAATCAGGTTTTGGGAAACACGGTGGGATACAGGGACAGGAGAACAGAGGGAATGGACAGGCTTGTCCGCCGGGTTATTCCCGAGAAAGAGCTGTATGGAAGAACCGGAATCCAGAAACAGATATTTAACACCATTTACCAGCTTATGGCTGTGAAAGAAAAACATCCCGGTCATCTGGACAAGGCAGTAGCCATGCTGATGGTGCCGGACTATTTTCAGTTCCTGCTCACCGGTAAAATGGCATCAGAGTATACCAATGCCACCACAACGCAGCTTGTAAGTGCAAAAACAAAGGACTGGGATTTTGAACTGATTGAAATGCTGGGGTATCCGAAACGGATTTTTCAGCCTATTAAAAAACCGGGTACCGTGCTGGGAGCGTTCACGGAAGAGATACGGAGGGAAGTGGGCTTTGACTGCCAGGTCATACTGCCTGCTACCCATGACACAGGCTCCGCGGTTCTGGCTGTGCCTTCCAATGAGGAAAACGCCCTGTACATAAGCTCAGGTACCTGGTCCTTGATGGGGGTGGAACGAAAAGAGGCAGACTGTACGGAGGAGAGCCGCAGGCTGAATTTTACCAATGAGGGCGGCTATGATCACCGGTTCCGTTATCTGAAAAATATTATGGGGCTGTGGATGATCCAGTCTCTCAAGAAAGAACTGCAGGATATGTATTCTTTTGCGGAGCTATGTGAAATGGCATCCCAGGAGAAGATCCCCTCCCTGGTGGATTGTAATGACAGCCGTTTTCTGGCCCCGGAGTCTATGACAGAGGCAGTGCAGGGATACTGTAAAGAGACAGGGCAGCAGGTGCCCGCAGCCCCGGCACAGCTTGCAGGTGTTATATATAGAAGTTTTGCGGACTGCTACGGCAAAACGGTGCGGGAGATTGAGGCCATGACAGGGGTACAGTATAAAAATCTCCACGTGGTGGGAGGCGGCGCAAACGCAGCGTATCTGAATCAGCTCACAGCAGCCGGTACCGGAAAAACGGTCCTGGCGGGTCCCACAGAGGCCACTGCCATCGGCAACCTGATGGTGCAGTTCATAACAAAGGGTGTGCTGGCAGACTTAGAGGCAGCCAGGCAGTGCGTCTATGACTCATTTGAGATTAAAATATACGAACCGTAA
- a CDS encoding AraC family transcriptional regulator has product MNQELLRELKKITAEEQALLDGKKEINPSIYNLEYSMTIDNKKLLEHGKLLQIRPHTRFVHFPKHNHNYVEMIYMCSGSTRHIINGAEILLGTGELLFLSQTATQEIYQAGYDDIAVNFIILPEFFGQPLDMIGTEDNMLRTFIIECLKTGSQNVNYLHFKVADILPIQNLVENLIWTLHNKQPNKRSSNQVTMGLLFLQLMNYIDKAKIGQENYEQELLLTVFQYIEEHYSDGELSELAGELGYDLYWLSRVIKRHTGKNYKDLLQDKRLNQAAYLLQNTSLSVTDIGLNVGYHNFSYFYKIFKARFGMSPRSYRLTREPESH; this is encoded by the coding sequence ATGAACCAGGAATTGTTAAGAGAACTGAAAAAAATAACGGCGGAAGAACAGGCACTGCTGGACGGGAAGAAGGAAATCAACCCCTCCATTTACAATCTGGAATATTCTATGACCATTGACAACAAAAAACTTCTGGAACATGGAAAACTCCTGCAGATCCGTCCCCACACCCGCTTCGTACATTTCCCAAAACATAACCACAATTATGTAGAAATGATCTATATGTGCTCAGGCAGCACCCGTCATATCATTAACGGCGCAGAGATTCTGCTGGGCACCGGGGAGCTTCTCTTTTTAAGCCAGACTGCCACCCAGGAAATCTATCAAGCAGGGTATGACGATATCGCCGTCAATTTCATCATACTGCCCGAGTTTTTCGGACAGCCCTTAGATATGATAGGCACAGAGGACAATATGCTGCGCACCTTCATCATTGAATGTCTGAAGACCGGCAGCCAGAATGTAAATTACCTTCATTTTAAAGTTGCAGACATTCTGCCCATACAAAATCTGGTGGAAAATCTCATCTGGACTCTGCACAACAAACAGCCCAATAAACGCAGCTCCAATCAGGTAACCATGGGACTCCTCTTTCTGCAGCTCATGAATTACATCGACAAAGCAAAGATCGGGCAGGAAAACTATGAACAGGAACTGCTACTCACGGTCTTCCAGTACATAGAGGAACATTACAGTGACGGGGAACTGTCAGAGCTGGCAGGGGAACTGGGTTATGACCTTTATTGGCTGAGCCGTGTCATCAAGCGGCACACAGGGAAAAATTACAAGGACCTGCTGCAGGATAAAAGGCTGAACCAGGCTGCCTACCTGCTTCAAAATACTTCCCTGTCTGTAACAGATATCGGCCTGAACGTGGGATATCACAATTTCAGTTATTTCTATAAGATATTCAAAGCCCGTTTTGGTATGTCACCCCGCAGCTACCGCCTGACCAGAGAGCCGGAATCCCACTGA
- a CDS encoding HD-GYP domain-containing protein produces MNSRQTILIVDDVEMNRAILDATFSEDYRILEAENGKQAMEFIMEQQDRLAAILLDVVMPVMDGFEVLEEMQKLNLTHKIPVFLITAENSQEVLKRGYELGVVDIIGKPIIPFFIRRRIGNVIRLNNIVNEQDALLREQAQEIRELNSSIIETLSTAIEFRDCESGEHVTRIRDLTMILLHVIKDLDPSCRIEENDLPMIADAAVMHDVGKIAIPDGILNKPGRLTAEEFEIMKTHTVRGCELLDSVPRFHENPVYKYAYDICRHHHERWDGRGYPDGLKGDEISIQAQVVSVADVYDALVSDRVYKKAYPHDTAYEMIRNGECGCFSPLLMEGLSRAKDKMKAFYKREE; encoded by the coding sequence ATGAACAGCAGACAGACAATTCTGATTGTAGATGATGTGGAAATGAACCGTGCCATTCTGGACGCTACTTTTTCGGAAGATTATAGAATTTTAGAAGCTGAGAACGGAAAGCAGGCCATGGAGTTTATCATGGAGCAGCAGGACAGGCTTGCAGCCATACTGCTTGACGTAGTTATGCCGGTTATGGACGGGTTTGAAGTGCTGGAAGAAATGCAGAAACTGAACCTTACGCATAAGATCCCTGTCTTTTTGATCACAGCAGAGAACTCTCAGGAGGTTCTGAAGAGAGGATATGAACTGGGTGTTGTGGATATTATCGGAAAGCCTATCATTCCTTTCTTTATCCGTCGGCGTATCGGCAATGTGATACGGCTTAATAACATTGTGAATGAACAGGACGCTCTGCTCAGGGAACAGGCACAGGAGATCAGGGAACTGAACAGTTCCATCATTGAGACCCTCTCCACTGCCATTGAGTTCAGAGACTGCGAATCCGGGGAGCATGTTACCAGAATCCGCGATCTGACCATGATTCTTTTGCATGTCATTAAAGATTTGGACCCCTCCTGCAGGATTGAGGAGAATGATCTGCCTATGATAGCAGACGCGGCAGTCATGCATGACGTAGGCAAGATTGCCATTCCTGACGGTATTCTCAACAAGCCGGGCAGGCTTACTGCTGAAGAATTTGAGATTATGAAGACACACACCGTACGGGGATGTGAGCTTCTGGACAGTGTACCGCGGTTCCATGAGAACCCTGTATACAAATATGCGTATGATATCTGCCGTCATCATCATGAGCGATGGGATGGACGCGGGTATCCGGATGGGCTGAAGGGAGATGAGATTTCTATACAGGCGCAGGTCGTGTCTGTGGCGGATGTCTATGATGCCCTGGTCAGTGACCGTGTATACAAAAAGGCATATCCTCATGACACGGCCTATGAGATGATACGGAACGGCGAATGCGGCTGTTTCAGCCCCCTTCTGATGGAAGGACTCAGCAGAGCAAAGGATAAGATGAAAGCGTTCTATAAGAGAGAAGAATAA
- a CDS encoding DegV family protein: MSEYVIITDNTVDMPLSWFKEHQVDYLCLSCNMDGEIYDKEHVIEDKEFYRRMRAGSMPTTSQVNPTAAEEIFESVVKEGKDVLYLAFSSGLSGTYNSCRVAAEELRESYPDRKIEVIDTLAASMGEGLLVWYAAKMKAEGRSMEEVTQWVKENILHTCHVFTVDDLNHLYRGGRVSKATAVLGTLANIKPMLHVDNEGKLIPVGKVRGRKKSLATLVSMMEERIGNYRGKNEIVLISHGDCEEDAAYVAKLVEEKFGITNVMMNPIGATIGAHAGPGTVALFFLGEYR, encoded by the coding sequence ATGAGTGAATATGTAATTATAACAGATAATACAGTGGATATGCCCTTGTCATGGTTTAAGGAACATCAGGTGGATTATCTCTGCCTGTCCTGTAACATGGACGGAGAAATATACGACAAGGAGCATGTTATAGAAGATAAAGAGTTTTACAGGCGTATGAGAGCGGGCTCCATGCCCACCACATCACAGGTAAATCCCACAGCAGCGGAGGAGATCTTTGAGTCTGTAGTCAAAGAGGGCAAAGATGTTCTGTATCTGGCATTTTCATCCGGATTAAGCGGAACCTATAACAGCTGCCGCGTTGCCGCGGAAGAGTTAAGGGAATCCTACCCTGACAGAAAGATAGAGGTGATTGACACCCTGGCCGCATCCATGGGGGAAGGCCTGCTTGTATGGTATGCCGCAAAGATGAAAGCGGAAGGCAGGTCCATGGAGGAAGTGACGCAGTGGGTAAAGGAGAACATCCTTCACACCTGCCATGTCTTCACCGTGGATGACTTAAACCATCTCTACCGGGGCGGACGTGTCTCAAAAGCCACAGCGGTACTGGGGACCTTGGCCAATATCAAACCAATGCTCCATGTGGACAATGAAGGGAAACTGATACCTGTGGGAAAGGTCAGAGGACGCAAAAAATCACTGGCAACCCTGGTTTCCATGATGGAGGAGCGGATTGGAAATTACAGGGGTAAAAATGAGATTGTCCTGATCAGCCACGGTGACTGTGAGGAAGACGCAGCGTACGTGGCAAAGCTTGTGGAGGAAAAATTCGGTATTACCAATGTGATGATGAACCCCATAGGCGCCACCATAGGCGCACATGCCGGTCCGGGCACGGTAGCTCTGTTTTTCCTTGGGGAATACAGATAG
- a CDS encoding S41 family peptidase, translating into MDRKKYIKGFLLGVLCTALIGGGVMGFLWFQGQQGVLNGSTVKKAKVIEDIIDEYYLEDIDEEELESYLYKGLVAGLGDPYSGYYTSEEYAKLNESTEGEYLGVGVVLQQEARTGIVTITRCYEGAPGAKAGLLPGDVIYTVNGETTTDKELSEIVKLIKGSEGETVHLEIAREGESDYVSLDIPLEHVEVPMVEHEMLEDHIGYIQIYEFAEVTAAQYESAFQDLQSRGMERLIVDLRDNPGGLLISVCDILEQILPKGLMVYTEDKNGNRKEYTCDGENELQIPLTVLVNDNSASASEIFSGAVQDYGIGKLVGTTTYGKGIVQMPIPLTDGSAVKLTIAKYYTPNGRNIHGTGIEPDVEVELDDSQRQQVTIEKSQDNQLQKAIEVVKGM; encoded by the coding sequence GTGGACAGAAAGAAATATATCAAAGGTTTTCTGCTGGGTGTTCTCTGTACAGCCCTTATAGGCGGCGGAGTAATGGGATTTCTGTGGTTTCAGGGCCAGCAGGGCGTGCTGAATGGTTCTACAGTGAAGAAGGCAAAAGTGATCGAAGACATCATAGATGAGTATTATCTGGAGGATATTGACGAGGAAGAACTGGAATCCTATCTGTATAAAGGACTGGTGGCAGGGCTGGGTGACCCTTATTCCGGATATTATACCTCTGAGGAGTACGCCAAGCTCAACGAGAGCACAGAAGGTGAATATCTGGGCGTGGGCGTGGTGCTGCAGCAGGAGGCAAGAACAGGTATAGTCACCATCACCAGATGTTACGAAGGAGCACCGGGAGCCAAGGCAGGGCTTCTGCCCGGGGATGTGATCTACACCGTGAACGGGGAGACGACCACAGATAAGGAATTGTCAGAGATCGTTAAATTGATCAAAGGTTCAGAGGGCGAGACCGTCCATCTGGAGATCGCCAGAGAGGGAGAGAGCGACTATGTGAGCCTGGACATTCCTCTGGAACACGTGGAAGTGCCCATGGTGGAGCATGAGATGCTGGAGGACCATATCGGATATATTCAGATCTATGAATTTGCGGAGGTGACGGCTGCCCAGTATGAATCTGCATTCCAGGATTTGCAGAGCCGGGGGATGGAGCGCCTGATCGTGGACCTGCGTGATAATCCGGGCGGTCTGCTGATCTCTGTGTGTGATATCCTGGAGCAGATCCTGCCAAAAGGACTGATGGTTTATACCGAAGATAAGAACGGGAACAGAAAGGAATACACCTGTGACGGGGAAAATGAACTGCAGATTCCTCTGACAGTGCTTGTCAATGACAACAGTGCCAGTGCGTCGGAAATTTTCTCCGGTGCAGTACAGGATTATGGAATTGGAAAACTGGTAGGCACTACCACTTACGGAAAAGGGATTGTACAGATGCCCATTCCCCTCACAGACGGAAGCGCGGTAAAGCTCACCATTGCCAAGTATTATACACCGAATGGCCGCAACATCCATGGTACGGGAATCGAGCCGGATGTGGAAGTGGAGCTGGATGACAGCCAGCGCCAGCAGGTGACAATAGAGAAATCCCAGGACAATCAGCTTCAGAAGGCCATAGAAGTGGTAAAGGGAATGTAG
- the ftsX gene encoding permease-like cell division protein FtsX: MRISTIAYILKQGVKNIWRNLRFSLASIATMSACIFLFGLFLALVMNFRYIVHTAEEGVAVVVYFEEGTKQEQIDNIGKKIQARDEVAEVKYISADQAWEEFRDDYLGGDEALAEGFRNQDNPLANSANYQVYLKNVEEQSQLVEYIESLDGVRSVSQSQSAEKTLSTFNKLIGYVSLGIVFILLAVAFFLISNTITMGISVRQEEIGIMKLIGATDFFVRAPFVIEGILLGVVGAAIPMGILYVLYNRVIEFVMTKFHLLSGFLQFLDVSHVFRILLPVGVGLGIGIGFIGSMISVRKHLRV, encoded by the coding sequence ATGAGAATTAGTACAATAGCATACATATTAAAACAGGGTGTGAAGAACATCTGGAGAAATTTAAGATTCTCCCTTGCTTCTATCGCCACCATGTCCGCATGTATATTCCTGTTTGGACTGTTTCTTGCACTGGTAATGAACTTCAGATATATCGTCCACACAGCGGAGGAAGGCGTAGCAGTTGTTGTATATTTTGAAGAAGGAACAAAACAGGAACAGATTGATAATATCGGAAAGAAGATCCAGGCCCGTGATGAGGTTGCGGAAGTAAAATACATCTCTGCTGACCAGGCCTGGGAAGAGTTCCGCGATGACTATCTGGGCGGCGACGAGGCACTGGCAGAAGGATTCAGAAACCAGGATAATCCTCTTGCCAACTCAGCAAACTATCAGGTATATCTGAAAAATGTTGAGGAGCAGAGCCAGCTTGTAGAGTATATTGAATCTCTTGACGGTGTGCGCAGCGTCAGCCAGTCACAGTCAGCGGAGAAGACCCTCTCCACATTTAATAAGCTGATCGGTTATGTGTCCCTGGGAATTGTATTTATCCTGCTGGCAGTTGCCTTCTTCTTGATCAGTAATACCATCACCATGGGTATTTCTGTACGCCAGGAAGAAATCGGGATCATGAAACTGATCGGAGCAACCGACTTCTTTGTAAGAGCACCTTTCGTGATCGAGGGTATTCTGCTGGGCGTAGTAGGGGCAGCGATCCCTATGGGAATTCTCTATGTGCTCTATAACAGAGTCATAGAGTTTGTAATGACAAAGTTCCATTTACTGTCAGGATTCCTTCAGTTTTTGGATGTATCCCATGTATTCCGGATCCTGCTGCCGGTAGGTGTGGGACTTGGTATCGGCATTGGTTTCATTGGTAGTATGATTTCCGTAAGGAAACATTTAAGGGTATAA
- the ftsE gene encoding cell division ATP-binding protein FtsE yields the protein MIDLKGVSKAYSKGQPALNNVSLHVEKGEFVFIVGNSGSGKSTLIKLLLKELDPTSGSITVNGQRLDKLRRRKVAKYRRGVGVVFQDFRLLRDRNVYENVAFAQRVIERPTRVIKKRVPEVLTLVGLAEKYKSRPDQLSGGEQQRVALARALVNRPSILLADEPTGNLDPKNSFEIMKLLEEINERGTTVLVVTHNREIVNAFKKRVITMKKGVIVSDEQEGGYQYEN from the coding sequence ATGATTGATTTAAAGGGCGTGAGTAAAGCATACAGTAAGGGCCAGCCGGCTCTTAACAATGTGTCGCTTCACGTAGAGAAGGGTGAATTTGTTTTTATCGTGGGCAACAGCGGTTCAGGTAAATCCACTCTGATAAAGCTGCTGCTGAAGGAACTGGATCCCACAAGCGGGTCCATCACGGTAAACGGACAGCGCCTGGATAAGTTAAGACGGCGAAAAGTGGCAAAATACCGCAGGGGAGTCGGTGTTGTGTTCCAGGATTTCCGTCTGCTTCGTGACAGGAATGTCTATGAAAACGTAGCATTTGCACAGCGGGTCATTGAGCGCCCCACACGTGTCATTAAAAAGCGCGTGCCTGAGGTGCTCACCTTAGTGGGCCTGGCTGAAAAATACAAATCCCGTCCGGACCAGCTGTCCGGCGGTGAACAGCAGAGGGTTGCCCTGGCAAGGGCACTGGTGAACCGTCCAAGCATCCTGCTGGCGGATGAGCCAACCGGTAATCTGGACCCTAAGAACTCTTTTGAGATCATGAAACTGCTGGAAGAGATCAACGAGCGCGGTACAACCGTTCTTGTCGTTACACACAACAGGGAAATCGTAAACGCATTCAAGAAGCGGGTGATTACCATGAAGAAAGGCGTCATTGTAAGCGACGAACAAGAAGGTGGATATCAGTATGAGAATTAG